Part of the Hippoglossus stenolepis isolate QCI-W04-F060 chromosome 4, HSTE1.2, whole genome shotgun sequence genome is shown below.
CTCTCTCGTTGTCCCTCAGGTCCATGTGTTGAAAGTGAGGTGTCCTGGAGTGCAGCATGGCAGTGTGTCAGCTGAACATCTGGGTGAGATGAGGTGAGTGCACGGGCTGGAAAGGTTAAAGATTAGAGCCCTGACCTGAAACTGGAGTGTTGCCAAACGCCAACTTTGTACAGGGTCAAGATTTAAGCTTTATTTTAAAGGACAGAATAAGCTAAATACTTTATTATAATATGTTTTGACAAAATCTGTCCAGTACAACAACAATTTTACGAGCAATTACTTGACATTTTCCGAAGTGCTGCTCCGACAGTGGTCAGATTCGAACCCCTAAACGAGACCAAGGAAAAATAACAGTGAGTTTTATTATGGAATTCTGatcataatgtttttcttttctccaccagTGTTGCCTGTAAGCAATGTGAGCTCCACTGACAAACGGGCACAGCTATTCTCCACACCGGACCTCCAGCTAATCAAATGCTCCAAGACAGTAAACTGGCCAATCATGGCAAGCAGGTCACCAGTGACACCCGATCCCAGATCCCGGGCGTAAACCCGCAGGCTCAGCAGCAGGGAGCTGCCGGCCACCTGGGTTCAAAGGGCGTTGGCGCCGGGAGCCATGGAGTCAAAACCAACCAGATCTCCTCCGGCAACCCCGTGCTGAAGGCTGCCAGCCAATCGGCGAGCGGCGTCGGAGGGATGCTGAAAACCAAATCCAAGCGGGAGCGGAGCGTCTCCATGGACTCCGGCGACTCGAGAAATGCCATTCCCCCAGCCCTGGAGACGGACGCCAAAGGAGGTAAGGCATGCCTCGCACAGAAGGAACTGTGTCAACGTCTGGGATGTATagacagtgtgtttctgttctgagAATGCAGACGTTCACTTCCTTTACATTCTTTATCAGCAGAATCTTTAACCGAAACACCAGATTACTTGAATTCACCGCCTCCACAGCAGGAAGTGAATATAAGGACTGCGAGGACACAGGcgcttgttttctctctcactgaaATGCCCTGACCTTTCAGCGAAGCATCAGAATTTCCCCCTGGCTTTTGATAGTTTATGCCATGTGTGCGGTGCAGTGACGTGCATCAGATGGCTTTCTGTAGTGCTCCGAGGGAGAGACAGGTCACGAGGTTGTGAAAATGTAGCAAGCCCAGAGAGGTTGTTATTAAAGTAAGAGATGACGCGTGGGTGGGAAGGACATGAAGCTCCTTTTTTGAGTGTGCGTTAGGGTAAATATTTGTGTTCACGTGGCTCAGTACAAAGTGTTTAATTTGCATTTCTTTGCTGCTGCTCATTAGACACGTGCTCACCTGAGGGTTGAACTGCAGATGAGATTAATTCTATCTTCGTGAAACTCATCTGAACTCGCTGGACACGACTGTTaaaagtcacacacaaaaatgctCACGCTGACAAAAcacatacgcacgcacacactcatttgacacacacacacacacagggggaggTGTGGCACCAACACAAAGAACGACACAGGTTGAAAGAGAGGGTGGATCATTTGAAGGCATATCTTTACTGACctccccttacacacacacacacacacaaacacacacacacacacacgcgcacacgttCCCTGAGATCTTATTTCTGtgtgttgaaaaacaaaagtgctttcaaatgaaatacaagcctccctcctcttcacttcAAACTACTCTGCTGCCAAACCTGGAAACCTGTAGAGAGACAGGTTAGAAAACATGGTTCAATAGCCAATTTACTTATTCAAATAAACCAGTAACTTGTGGTatcacaaaacagaaaacaagaggtGGCTCTGTGTCGAGGCCGCAGCCCTCCCACTGCTGTCATCTTCTCTGTACTGTCACTGCaaacttccttccttcctcattcTACTGTACATTCACAGTTTATAACGTGTTGAACCTGAAAACTCGTCACCTAGTTTTCCTCTAACTATGTGACACTAATCTGGGATAGTGGAGTTTAAAGCCACCGTTGTGTTTCCCGTCAGAACTTGATGTCTCTCTCGCTGCAGGATACCTTGTGGAAATGTTTTTCGGGCTGCAGAAtgcttcctgcagctgtttgcacccactgacacacaacagCTTGTATATCCACAAAGTTTATTACTCAGGGTTCCCAAGGGCCCCTTCACTTCCTTGAAAGTTTGTGAATTTGAGAAATGACAAATCAAGGCCTTAGACATGAAAATAGAGATAAAATAGCAAATGCTAACATTGTTTTGTGGAAAAATACAGAGATTGAGGttctttctgtatattttttaccTTAGGAAAATAGTCTCTGTGCCGCTGGCTTCATGTGTctcctctcgctgtctctcagctcctcacttcaacacattcacacattcaaaccCGTCTCTCTTTGTAATTGTTGCCTCGGAGCCTCTGTGAAGCCTGCTGGATGTCATTGAAAAAAATTGCTCCTTGAAGTTAAGTGAATTGGGTTCTTGAATTCGACGTTAAGGAAGGTTTGAGAACCCTGATTGTCGCTCAACATGAGAGGGCTCAGCACACTGTTCTCTGCAGATGGGATAAGCATGCATTACACATTAAGAAAATCGATTTTTCAAGtcaacactgtttgtgtgtatcagCCGGAAAGATCAACTTTACAAGTAAATCATTGCTGTTTCATGTCCTATGACAGTTCAAGAATGAGAATGCAGAAAATATGAGCGTACTTATGTTCAAGCCCTGGTGTACAAACACCTTTTAGAATTTGTCACGCAGACAAATATCAGTAACTCTGATAACGCAACACATTATTTTTATGACATGACCGTGGAACGTTTTACGAACTTGAGTTTTTGATGCTAGAGAACAATGGTCCTATAGATTACATCAGGGCCATCTGCATTAGAATAGATAGTAGTACATTAGCTTCTGGCTCTGGGAAATACAGTGGTCAAGACCATTAGtggtaaaagtaaaaacaatactGGTTAAAAACCCCTTAAAGGGACAGTACTGTGACAGTTGTTATACaagtgttgatgtgtgtgtgtgtgtgtgtgtgtgtgtgtgtgtattattctCCAGAGGGTGTTATGCGCAGTAAGCGGCGCTGTGTCCTGGAGAAGAAGCAGCCATACAGTGGAGATGAATGGTGCTCTGGacctgacacagaggaggatgaagacaaaCCGCACACCACGACCCACCGTGAGTCTGTCCACCTCCACTGGAGAGGAACAACAGGGCCATTTGCCGTTATCTGAATGATCCGCAGGGCTCACAAACAATGGGTGTCATTGTGGCCACAACTGTGAGGGCAGGATGAGTTACATGTAGAAATCCCCTGGCATGTCTCACTTTTATTTGTTCTGAAAACAACAGGTTAAGGCCATAAATTATCCATCGCTGTGTTCAGATCCTGCACAGACAGTGAAAGACAGGGGAAGTCAGCCTTGAATGCTGTACTAAGTTGACTTTACATGTGTCTTAGCTCCATCTAGTGTTAAGATGATGCACTGCTGCAACAAGACCTCTTAAGATGAACCAAACAAATGTGCTGCTGGTTTTCCTTCAGGGGAGCGCGGGCTGGCAGGTCCTATCCAGGGCCTCTCTGACCGCCTGTCTGCAGGGCCCATGCCTGAACCTGGGGGTCCTGTAATGGGATGTGGACTGGGACCAGGGCTAAAAGCAGAACCACCTCAGTCTTCACAGCAAGTGGTGTATGTTTTCACAACCAACCTAGCCAACAGGTGAGAGCTGCCTGCAGACCTGACATGCAGTGGGAAATATCTAGATTTTTCGTGATTGGATTTGTTTGTTCGATATTTAACATTGAATGATGCAACATCAGTCGtcatttagtttgtgtttttcctctgtatCTTTGACAGCGCTGCAGAGGCTGTAATTAAAGGACAGACTGATTCCATTCTTCTGTTTCACCAGCAAAATGTTCCACGCACCAAGTTGGAGCAGGTCAGACTTCTACAGCTTAGTggcaaattaaacaaaatgtgaagTTTGTGTTAAACCTGTTGAACCACAGGggattaaaagtatttttccaCAATAAACACCACAGGGGGAAAGTATTTGATACGGTTAATTTATTTAGCTATGTTGGTCTCAGCTAACTCTTTGTTCCTGTTTCCATTAGCAAGTGAAATGCACTGTTTTGTttaagtataatatatatataatatcattaaCTCTACTactaaaaaataataatgtaattagAAGAGTAGCAGTAGCATTTCAGTAGCTTGATAATAACttgtttcttccttttcttttgtttgctaCAGGGCCACCCATTAGCAAAGCTTCCCAACATGTCTGAGAAGGGGAACTCCAACAGCTCTCCACCCACAGGCACCCCAAAATCCCAAAGTGGAACTCCGCGACCAGCCTCCGCAGGAGTTGGAGGCCCGTTGCACCGTGCGGGGACACCGTCATCAGCAGGACATTCTGATAATGAATCCTCTCAGACCAGATCAGGCGGTGCCTCCAGCAATAACAGCATCGTCGCCCATAGGTCAGAAGGAGGGAACTCGGCCACACCAGCAGGCCCGGTTCCAGGTACTGGAGATGGGGAGAGCGCAGGGGGTATGCCTCTTCCTGTTGCTACGGTTTATCCCTCAGAGAATCCCTCCATCCTATCTGCACACTTACAGGGTGATATGGGCCAGAGGGGCGGCCCGGGGAACCAAGATGGCCTCTCTAAAGAGCAGCTGGAACATAGGGAGCGCTCTTTGCAGACGctgagagacatagagagactGCTACTGCGCAGTGGAGCCAGTGGAGTCCCTGGAGAGACAGGTGGCTCCAACAACAATGCTACTAATAACTCTTCCAATctaaataataacaacaatactgACAGAAGTGCTATTCTTGAGCATAGTGATAATGGTACTAATAACCCTGGAAATTGCAGCAGCGGTAATATGCTATCGTCAGCCTTGGCTCCGATGGGagggataaagaaatatgaagaaCCCCTCCAGTCCATAATTTCTCAAACACACTCCCTTGGTGGACCTGGCCTTGACAGCCCTCAAATGGACTCTCACCACAACCTACCACAACACCCCCACCACCAGATGTCTTCACCTGGGATTGATATGGGTCCCTTACTTGGACCCGAAGGGCTGACCCCAGAGCAAATGGCGTGGAGGAAACTTCAAGAAGAATACTACCAAGAGAAGAGACGACAACAGGAAATGCAACCCCCCACACATCCGCAGCACTTTAGAATGGTGACTGAGATGGGCGTACATGGAGGTCCCATGATGATGAGAGGACCCCCTCCTCCCTACCACAGCAAGCCTGGAGACCAGCAGTGGGGTCCCGGCAATATGATGGGAGGAGGAATGGGCGGAAATGCACGAATGATAGACATGCACCAAGAAGGACCACGTGGCCCGAGGTTCTTGGGACAGATGCAGAGAGGGCCACCTGGGGGAGGGGCCTTTCCTGGTAGTCCAGGGGGAGTTTTATCAATGGAGGGTCTAGGACACCAAAGGCCCACCAGGCCAGGGATGATTTGGATAGATGACATAGGTGGAGGAGGCCCTTTTCATGGCTGCTATCCTGGTGGGCCTCCTCAGCACTTACAGGGAGAGCCAGAGCATCTGTTAACACGTGAGGAAATGTTTCGCATTATGGAGAAACGGCAAATGCAGGGGCTACCCAGGTTCGAACTTGACCGATTAGCAAAACAGCAGCACCAGGACAACCTGGGCTCAAGAATTATGGACAATCCTGGGGGCCCAGACTTTTCCAATTTGGCAATGGGTCGAGGCCCACCCTCCACACGGGGAGATCCAATGGACTTTCCTGGCTCCCGGGAGATTATGGGCTCTCCTGGTGTGGGTCCTCAGATGAGAGACATGGTGGATTCTCCTCTGGGGAACAACCTCTCAATGAACATGAACCCACAAATGAATGTTCAGCAACAACATCAGATGATGCTATCTCAGAAGCTCAGAGGAGGTCCTGCAGGAGGGGGGGCTTTAGGTGAGATGTTTAGTCCTGGAGAGATTGCACGAATCAGGGCTTCACAgaatggaagaggaggaaataaagTAATGATCCCAGGACCTGATGGTCCCTTCCAGTTTCACAATCAAGGTCCCTTTTCTGGAGGACAGGTGGAAGGACCCTATCTTCAACAACCCGGCCCTGCAATGTTTGGATCGGACCATCAAGGACCTAATCAAATGGGGTGTACCTCGCGGCTCAGTCACATGCCGATGACTGGAGGCCTCAGGGGAGCAGACCTCGGTCCTCGGCATCCCTCTGACCTATCAATCAACATCAACCCTCTGACATCTCCTTCAgtgcctcctcctcatcagctTAAGTCACCATCCCTCAATCAAGAGCCATCTCCTCTTCTACCTTCCCCCTCTGCTCCAGGTCTGAAGTCACCCTCACAGATCTCCTCTGCAGGCCACCACCCCCCTCTTCCCCCTGCATCTGGTGCTGGGACTCCGTCCTCTTCTTCCATGAAGTCTCCCCAGGTAATGGGTTCTTCCAACCTCGGCTTGCACTCTCCGTCTGCCTCCCCTGGACGACTGAAGTCCCCAGCTATGGCTGTGGGTTCGCCAGGGTGGTCATCTCCTAAAACAGCTCTTCCAAGTCCAGGTGGTCCAACCAGTGGGAAAGTCGTGGGCAATGGAGGAAGTAGTTCTACTGAGACAGGTATGTTTAGAATCGAtgacagtcaaaacacacaTCTGAGTTCCCAGCACTGACATCTGATCATCATTCGTGCTGTTCCTCATATTACTATTGCTGTgatattcattgtttttttttatgtttcctttgCAGGGCAACCACTTCACCCCAGGAGTTCCAACTCTACCCCCATTAGCCAGCCAAGCTCTATGAATCCTAGTATGCCATTTACTTCCTCTCCCGACGCACCTCCATCTCAAAATCCTTTGTCCCTCATCATGTCTCAGATGTCCAAGTATGCCATGCCCAGTTCTACTCCTCTCTACCATGAAGCAATCAAAACAATTGCCACTTCCGATGACGAGATGATGCCTGATCGCCCTCTTCTGTCCGGTGTTAGCATTGGAGGTAAGAAAACAAGCCCTGGGTCATTGtgtcatttgaaaatatgttgtGTTAATTCTTTGATCTGTATTGTTTCGCTTATATTTCTAATCATTTTTCACATGCTTGCATTGTTTTATCAACAGGAAACATTGGAAATCTCCAGACCTCCCAGATACTTGTCTCCCAAGGCTCCATTGGCCCGCACAGTGATCCACAAAGCCCCATGGGTATTGTCAATCAAGGTCAGCAGCACCTGTCCCACGATGCTTCAGGACCTGTTCTCTCTTCTCCAAACCAAATGGTTCTACCTGCCATGAATCCTGCCATGATGGGAGGAGGCGGACCTGATGGAATGGGGCCTTGCAATGTTTCCCCCATATCTCAGAACCAGATGGCAGGTTTTCCTCGCATGCAGCCGCCATCTCATGGGCCCATGCACTCACCTATTGGGGGAATGTCACATAATTTCTCTCAATCTAATGAGGACAGTCTGCCGCCCCAGCAGTTACACCTGTTGAGCAAAGGCCATCCTCACCAACGACCCTCTCACCCCTCAGAATCATTTGCCTCTCTGCCCATGGGGGAAGGCCCGGATCTAAGTGAAGTCATACGTCCCACTCATATGGGGATCCCTGAATTTGATCTGTCCCGCATCATTCCTTCTGATAAGCCCAGTAGCACTCTTCAGTACTTCCCCAAGAGCGAGCAACATCAGAATCCACATCAGGGGCCACCATCCCAGCAACCTACTCCCCAGCAGCTCCTCAAACAGCTTTCGTCTTCTGGTCCTTCATCTAACCCCCACTTAGCAAACCTACAGAATATGATGGCCGAACAGCAGCTGCCACTTCACCCTTCACATAGTGGGATACGCCAAAGCATGGGTATTCATCAAGGGGGCTCTAGGGTTATGGTTTCGGGCGGTGGCATGGGCATGGGCCCCATGTGCCCCCCTGGACATATGATGGGAAGGACAGGCATGGTACCACAGCAGCAACTCCAGCAACAGCAAGCCATGATGGCCAACAGTCTCCTCCACCATCCTTCCAATCCATATCCTGGCATGATGTCCTCCCAGCAGCACCCACACAATCTGATGGCACAGCAAAACATTATGATGATGCAGGCTAAGCAGCGAAGCATGTCAATTCCAGGGGATCCGTTCGGCCCCCAGGGTCCTCTGATGTCCCCTCAGGGTCCCATGATGGCCCCTCCCCATCCGCAGTCAGGTATGATGGGACCCCAGTCTCTAAGACAGCGGGGAATGTCTCTGGACAGTCCTCTTGCCTACGGCCCTGGAGGCATGGCCAATATGCCATTCTGATCCAACTCACAtgagctgttaaaaaaaaaaaaagaagaaagtgtcCACAGGTTACGTCCCCCATCGTgtccaaatgttttcattaatgttatTCTTGCGGCTGTTTGAAAAGAGGAATGTAAAAACAAGGTATCAGTGATAATCTTAAAATTTTGGATTacagctgataaaaaaaattgaatctTTAAAAGCACTGTATTATGGTTTAGTCACAAATCTGAAGCCATTTTCTAAAATACTGTaacatatgtatatttataagatgtgtgtatttgttgtgggAACAGAATGGCGGTCAGGAGAGGAGTGCCtcaaatttatatttgttttaatatcattgatttattttctccaaCTACCAAACTGTCGTGCAAAGGagttatatatgtatatatgtttatgtgtatgtatgtatatataaatatgtatacatacatacacatttacacacacatataatatatacttGCTGTATATAAGATGCAATTTGTGAATGTTTGCAGTTGGTCTGTAAAGCTGTGTTTTAATAGAAGTCtaaaaaatagaataatacTGATCTCTAAGGTGGTTTTAGTTTCCGTTATTGTGTTGTCGATTACTGTTGTTTGATAACACTGACGAGGGGCAAAGTGGTTGTATAACatattaaatctttattaaattcaatttgCAGCTGCTAAAATACAAGCAAATACAGATTCAGCCATCAATAACctgggaaaataaaacatctgtaaaatacAATGGGTACTGTATTATCAGCACATCTGGAAAGATTTGAACATGATTTATCACCACACGTGAAATGTAACAGAACAGAAGCATTGTACAAGagtttatttagatttattttccGTTTAGATTGTCATGCTCATGGTTGTTGCTCCATCAGAGGTGGACGGTCGACTTTGACCCTGACTTCCGATGAACGGCAGACAAACCAGGCCGCAGCCAAGTTGACGCAGTAACCGATTTAACTCTTTTCGAAACTGCACCCCAACGAAGGCATAAAGGAAGGGGTTCAGGCAACAGTGGGAGAAACCCAGACCCTTGGTCACCTCGTGGGCGGCTTTCAGCGCGATATAAGGTTGACAGCTTTCATAGTAGATGACCTCCAGGTCTACCAGAGTTTCTATCAGTAAGGTGATGTTATATGGGAGCCAGCAGAAGCAAAAGACAAGAGTGATAACTATAGCCAGTCGTATGGCTCCTTGCTTTGCTTGGCTTTTCTGACTCTTGCACAAAGTAACCACCACTGCTGTGTAGCAGTAGCTCATGACAGTCAGAGGTAGGAAGAAGGAAACATGATCAAAGACTCTGGCGGTCAAAACCCAGTTGTGTCCATGGATATCGTGATGATAATAGAAACAggagaggctggaggtgttAGTGTCGTCCTTTCTCACagtgagaaacacaacatttggtACTGATAAACCCAGACAGACAAGCCACAGTGAAATGCAAGTTACATGCACTGCTCTCGGACGCCGATTTCGCATACTGGGAATGGCATGAACGATTGCCAAGTACCGATCAAACCCAATGCAAGCTAGAAGGAAACTCCCACAGAGGAGATTGAGATGTTTCATCAGGCCCACCAGCTTGCAGAGGAACTCCCCGAACACCCAACCAGTGACGAGGTCGACCACATCGAAAGGAAACGTTAAGAGGAGCATGAGGTCCGCCAGGGCGAGGTGAAGTAGGTAGATCTCAGTGATGCGCAGTAAGCGCCAACGTCTCAGGAGGACCGTGATCATCAGGCCGTTCCCCACCACACCCAGCAGGAAGATCAGGCTGTACAACACCGGCTGGAACGCAGCACCGAGGGTCTGCAGGccctgctcttcttcctcacagGTGTAGTCTACGAAGCCGGAGAAGTTATGATAAACGTAGTCTGTGTCATTGTCATTTTCTCCAAGGTCCTGCTTTAaaatgagggagagggagggtgtTAGTTTTAATGATCTCATCACACAGATAATTACTTTGTGTGCTGTGGGTTAATTACACAATTTGATTGATATTGGCTAAATTCTAATAAGTAGTTTTGATAacgaaataaaaaaatatgcttACTTTAAACGGTAGACAAACATGCTTTAAAtagtttttgtctttgcagTGATCATAGTCAAATTGTTCAGGAAACACTGAATaggccagatttttttcacttccCCTTTCACAGTAACCACGagagaaaatgcaacaaaacatcCTATTTTGGCTgcatattaattaattaattaattaattaatacttATGACTTTGTTTTCCATAGAAGTAACATTTGCAGTCTTGTGctattttctaaaataaataaaatcataatcataattaaTATTATGTCAGATGGAGATTAAACCTTCAACTTGATAAATGAAGAATGagatgatgcaaaaaaaaattgttttagtTACTTGAAGGTCTAAACAATTTTAAACTACATTTTTCCATACGTGACAAAGGTGtaaaaaaacacccaaaacCTATATGTTAAATTGAATGCACCCTCATAAACTTAATTGCATtccaatgtaatgtaataaaataatgaacttTTTCCACCTGTATTGCCATGCGACTTCTAGATAAACGAATGCTTTAGAATAAGACAAATCAGTGAATATGATATTAAGATATATTTGTAAAACAGTTTATCATCTTTTaagagaacaaaataaaaatgtacattccGATAagcacatttttacattttaaaaccttatGAATTAATTAGAATTGAATTACAGTTGCAGTTGGTGCATGTCAAATAATATGTAGCACGTAAAGTTGATGACTGCTTCATTTTAACGATatcagacattttaaacaacattttaatcatGTAATGTCTTCTACAATAAGGAAATGTATACATTGGATTCACATTGTaatcgatatatatatatatatatatatatcattagagataagaacatttaaaaatactgtattacccttctctcctctcaggacaaacctacagtatatatgtattaCATCGAATTTCATCTCACTTATTTCCCTGGAGAGTTGACAGGAAAGAAGCTGAACACATCTGTTGATGTGCGTTTATTCTTCTACGCTTCAGTAATTCAAGCCAGTTGTTTGTGGGGTTTGTTCCTCAGCTTTGTGACAATTAAAAGAAGAAGCTTCCTTTAGCTCGttacctaaaaaaaaaacttttgctTTACCAGACCCGAGGCTGACTTTGACACTCGTCCTTTTATGTTTTGGGGAATCCAAACAatgaacatgcacacatgctGTGTTTGAATATCCAAATTTTAATCTACAGCAGATGTGAcaattcccccaaaaaaaaaaatccttatagCTCTAGAGAAACGTACCATTAATTTGATCAATTATTAGTCGTGTCTTACCGTGAAATCTGTAAAAGTCATTGTCACTGCCATGTCGATAAATCTTGGTCACTGGAATGTTTATCTCTCGCTGCCGTAGTGAAATGGGCTGAACTTCCTGTTAATGCTGGTTCTTATGTATTTCTTCTCTGGGGGTTTAGCGaggggcaacatcccgggccgagcgatgaggccaatacggaagtgcaaagagctgcagttcactgggtggccactcgaggctggctccaagaaggagtccattcccattgactcccatgttaaaaagcttttaacatgggactttagagcagaattaaacat
Proteins encoded:
- the bcl9l gene encoding B-cell CLL/lymphoma 9-like protein, encoding MLQDSKLANHGKQVTSDTRSQIPGVNPQAQQQGAAGHLGSKGVGAGSHGVKTNQISSGNPVLKAASQSASGVGGMLKTKSKRERSVSMDSGDSRNAIPPALETDAKGEGVMRSKRRCVLEKKQPYSGDEWCSGPDTEEDEDKPHTTTHRERGLAGPIQGLSDRLSAGPMPEPGGPVMGCGLGPGLKAEPPQSSQQVVYVFTTNLANSAAEAVIKGQTDSILLFHQQNVPRTKLEQGHPLAKLPNMSEKGNSNSSPPTGTPKSQSGTPRPASAGVGGPLHRAGTPSSAGHSDNESSQTRSGGASSNNSIVAHRSEGGNSATPAGPVPGTGDGESAGGMPLPVATVYPSENPSILSAHLQGDMGQRGGPGNQDGLSKEQLEHRERSLQTLRDIERLLLRSGASGVPGETGGSNNNATNNSSNLNNNNNTDRSAILEHSDNGTNNPGNCSSGNMLSSALAPMGGIKKYEEPLQSIISQTHSLGGPGLDSPQMDSHHNLPQHPHHQMSSPGIDMGPLLGPEGLTPEQMAWRKLQEEYYQEKRRQQEMQPPTHPQHFRMVTEMGVHGGPMMMRGPPPPYHSKPGDQQWGPGNMMGGGMGGNARMIDMHQEGPRGPRFLGQMQRGPPGGGAFPGSPGGVLSMEGLGHQRPTRPGMIWIDDIGGGGPFHGCYPGGPPQHLQGEPEHLLTREEMFRIMEKRQMQGLPRFELDRLAKQQHQDNLGSRIMDNPGGPDFSNLAMGRGPPSTRGDPMDFPGSREIMGSPGVGPQMRDMVDSPLGNNLSMNMNPQMNVQQQHQMMLSQKLRGGPAGGGALGEMFSPGEIARIRASQNGRGGNKVMIPGPDGPFQFHNQGPFSGGQVEGPYLQQPGPAMFGSDHQGPNQMGCTSRLSHMPMTGGLRGADLGPRHPSDLSININPLTSPSVPPPHQLKSPSLNQEPSPLLPSPSAPGLKSPSQISSAGHHPPLPPASGAGTPSSSSMKSPQVMGSSNLGLHSPSASPGRLKSPAMAVGSPGWSSPKTALPSPGGPTSGKVVGNGGSSSTETGQPLHPRSSNSTPISQPSSMNPSMPFTSSPDAPPSQNPLSLIMSQMSKYAMPSSTPLYHEAIKTIATSDDEMMPDRPLLSGVSIGGNIGNLQTSQILVSQGSIGPHSDPQSPMGIVNQGQQHLSHDASGPVLSSPNQMVLPAMNPAMMGGGGPDGMGPCNVSPISQNQMAGFPRMQPPSHGPMHSPIGGMSHNFSQSNEDSLPPQQLHLLSKGHPHQRPSHPSESFASLPMGEGPDLSEVIRPTHMGIPEFDLSRIIPSDKPSSTLQYFPKSEQHQNPHQGPPSQQPTPQQLLKQLSSSGPSSNPHLANLQNMMAEQQLPLHPSHSGIRQSMGIHQGGSRVMVSGGGMGMGPMCPPGHMMGRTGMVPQQQLQQQQAMMANSLLHHPSNPYPGMMSSQQHPHNLMAQQNIMMMQAKQRSMSIPGDPFGPQGPLMSPQGPMMAPPHPQSGMMGPQSLRQRGMSLDSPLAYGPGGMANMPF
- the LOC118105928 gene encoding C-X-C chemokine receptor type 5 isoform X2, whose protein sequence is MAVTMTFTDFTDLGENDNDTDYVYHNFSGFVDYTCEEEEQGLQTLGAAFQPVLYSLIFLLGVVGNGLMITVLLRRWRLLRITEIYLLHLALADLMLLLTFPFDVVDLVTGWVFGEFLCKLVGLMKHLNLLCGSFLLACIGFDRYLAIVHAIPSMRNRRPRAVHVTCISLWLVCLGLSVPNVVFLTVRKDDTNTSSLSCFYYHHDIHGHNWVLTARVFDHVSFFLPLTVMSYCYTAVVVTLCKSQKSQAKQGAIRLAIVITLVFCFCWLPYNITLLIETLVDLEVIYYESCQPYIALKAAHEVTKGLGFSHCCLNPFLYAFVGVQFRKELNRLLRQLGCGLVCLPFIGSQGQSRPSTSDGATTMSMTI
- the LOC118105928 gene encoding C-X-C chemokine receptor type 5 isoform X1: MAVTMTFTDFTQDLGENDNDTDYVYHNFSGFVDYTCEEEEQGLQTLGAAFQPVLYSLIFLLGVVGNGLMITVLLRRWRLLRITEIYLLHLALADLMLLLTFPFDVVDLVTGWVFGEFLCKLVGLMKHLNLLCGSFLLACIGFDRYLAIVHAIPSMRNRRPRAVHVTCISLWLVCLGLSVPNVVFLTVRKDDTNTSSLSCFYYHHDIHGHNWVLTARVFDHVSFFLPLTVMSYCYTAVVVTLCKSQKSQAKQGAIRLAIVITLVFCFCWLPYNITLLIETLVDLEVIYYESCQPYIALKAAHEVTKGLGFSHCCLNPFLYAFVGVQFRKELNRLLRQLGCGLVCLPFIGSQGQSRPSTSDGATTMSMTI